A window of bacterium contains these coding sequences:
- a CDS encoding ABC transporter permease subunit, translating to MNDLTAAFSTALHLILSLDPDLVEIIQLSLQVSGTAVILAALVGLPLGAAIGVLRFRGRRALVVLLNASMGLPPVVVGLLVYLMLSRSGPLGWLGLLFTPGAMVIAQTLLVTPIVAALTRQAIEDLSEEYDEPLRSLGANFPQRVATLLYEGRLSLATTLLAGFGRAIAEVGAVIIVGGNIAHVTRVMTTAIALETSRGDLPLALGLGLVLVGIAIVVNGCAQWMQEIARRAAA from the coding sequence ATGAACGATCTGACGGCGGCCTTTTCCACGGCTTTGCACCTCATCCTGAGCCTGGACCCGGATCTCGTCGAGATCATCCAGCTTTCGCTGCAGGTGAGCGGGACGGCGGTCATTCTCGCGGCCCTGGTCGGCCTCCCTCTCGGGGCGGCGATCGGAGTACTGCGTTTCCGTGGACGCCGCGCGCTCGTCGTGTTGTTGAACGCATCGATGGGGCTTCCGCCGGTCGTGGTTGGCCTGCTCGTCTATCTGATGCTCTCGCGCTCCGGACCGCTGGGTTGGTTGGGCCTCTTGTTCACGCCCGGCGCCATGGTCATCGCACAGACGTTGTTGGTCACGCCGATCGTCGCCGCGCTCACGCGTCAGGCGATCGAAGATCTCTCGGAAGAATATGACGAGCCGCTCCGCTCCCTCGGTGCGAATTTTCCGCAGCGGGTCGCCACCCTGCTCTACGAGGGTCGTCTCTCCCTGGCCACCACCCTCCTCGCCGGCTTCGGCCGAGCGATCGCCGAGGTCGGGGCGGTCATCATCGTCGGCGGCAACATCGCCCATGTGACACGCGTGATGACGACCGCCATCGCCCTCGAAACCAGTCGCGGTGATCTTCCCTTGGCACTCGGACTCGGCCTGGTGCTGGTCGGCATCGCAATCGTGGTGAATGGCTGTGCTCAGTGGATGCAGGAGATTGCGCGCCGTGCGGCAGCCTGA